The genomic DNA TCGTTCAGTCTCCTGCCCATCGCCGATGCGGTTGCAATCTCGTTCGCGACGCCGCTTTTCCTCACGGCTCTTTCGGTCCCCCTTCTTGGGGAAAAAGTCGGCGTCCATCGGTGGAGTGCGGTCATCGTGGGCTTCATCGGCATACTCGTCATGGCGCATCCCTCGGGCGCGGGTGCGAAGCTCGGCTTCGCCACGGCGATTTCAAGCACGATCCTTAATGCGCTGATCCTTGTGTCGGTACGGCGTCTCGGACGGACGGAGCGTGCGCTCACCATCATCTTCTACCAGGCGATGTTCGGCACGATTGGCAGCGTCTTCCTCCTGCCATTTGCGTGGAAGACGCCCGACCTCGCGGGCTTCGGCATGTTCGTGGCCATGGGTCTCGTCGGGGTCGTGGGGCATTTCTGCCTGACCCAAGGGTTTCGCTACGCAGCCGCCGCAGTGGTAGGCCCCTTCAACTATACCGGCCTCATTTGGGCTACGCTATTCGGCTACGTGGTCTGGCACGAACTGCCGGGGCCGAGCACGCTCGCCGGCGGCCTCATCGTCATCTCGAGCGGCATCTACATCATTTATCGCGAGACCCGGCGGAAATCCGCCGTCGTCACGGTGGCACCCCAAGCACAGGCGGATTGAGACGCGGCAGAACATTTAATCGCGGGCTCGGGCGTTCGCACTCTACCGCCCGAATGCGATCTGCGTTACGATAGCGGGATAATAATCTGCTACTGAACTTATCGCTCCGGGGGAACGATGCGCGAGACGGAAAACGTCGTGAAGCTGCCGACGGC from Alphaproteobacteria bacterium includes the following:
- a CDS encoding DMT family transporter — translated: MPISSPPNAPASTDDPKLGILFVLVSTLFFNALNAMAKWLSAEYPIVEIVFFRSFFAFLPCLVWVLAGPGLGSLRTGRIGLHLFRGTAGFVSMLLVFTSFSLLPIADAVAISFATPLFLTALSVPLLGEKVGVHRWSAVIVGFIGILVMAHPSGAGAKLGFATAISSTILNALILVSVRRLGRTERALTIIFYQAMFGTIGSVFLLPFAWKTPDLAGFGMFVAMGLVGVVGHFCLTQGFRYAAAAVVGPFNYTGLIWATLFGYVVWHELPGPSTLAGGLIVISSGIYIIYRETRRKSAVVTVAPQAQAD